One segment of Triticum aestivum cultivar Chinese Spring chromosome 2A, IWGSC CS RefSeq v2.1, whole genome shotgun sequence DNA contains the following:
- the LOC123189166 gene encoding putative pentatricopeptide repeat-containing protein At5g37570, which translates to MTPAAGRPSPPVATLLGRCCTLRCLAQLHARIVRLGLHNHHALLARFTAACDSLASPSVADSFLSALPSHAVPLSLRNAVLASHSRHSPLHAALAQFNIVRRTACPDAFSFPSCLRACSRVPCKPTGSALHAAAIRLGLDADLFVRTALIQFYGSCSSAGASRMLFDSMVIPSEVSWTAIIMVYVDCGDIVSAREIFDRMPHRNVVHWNAMVGGYVKCGDLESARRLFEEMPQRTAAAHTSLIGGYAKAGNMQVAKMLFDKLHDRDVFSWSAMISGYAQNGYPGEALRVFKEFREKGICPDELVIVALMTACSQLGNIMLAKWIEGYITTYSIDMNNAHVLAGLINMNAKCGSMERATVLFESMPVRDVFSYCSMMQGHCLHGSANKAVELFTRMLLEGLSPDNAVFTVVLTACNHAGLVEEGKRYFAMMKNEYLIMPSGDHYACLVSLLGRSGMVRDAYELIKSMPGKPHPGSWGALLRGCILQGDIELGKVAAKKLFEIEPDNAGNYVTLSNIYANIDRWADVSEVRAEMTGKGLTKIAGRTVVL; encoded by the coding sequence ATGacccccgccgccggccgcccatCCCCTCCGGTCGCGACCCTCCTCGGCCGCTGCTGTACTCTTCGCTGCCTCGCCCAGCTCCACGCCCGTATCGTTCGCCTTGGCCTCCACAACCACCACGCCCTCCTCGCGCGCTTCACCGCGGCCTGCGactcgctcgcctccccctccgtcGCCGACTCCTTCCTCTCGGCTCTCCCTTCCCACGCCGTCCCGCTCAGCCTCCGCAACGCCGTCCTCGCCTCACACTCTCGCCATTCCCCGCTCCACGCTGCGCTTGCGCAGTTCAATATCGTCCGCCGCACCGCCTGCCCCGACGCATTCTCTTTCCCTTCCTGCCTCCGCGCGTGCTCCCGCGTACCCTGCAAACCCACTGGCTCCGCTTTGCACGCTGCAGCCATACGCCTCGGCCTGGATGCCGACCTCTTCGTCCGCACAGCGCTCATCCAGTTCTACGGAAGCTGCAGCTCTGCTGGCGCATCCCGGATGCTTTTCGACTCAATGGTCATTCCCAGCGAGGTTTCCTGGACTGCCATTATCATGGTCTACGTCGACTGTGGTGACATCGTGTCTGCCCGGGAGATTTTTGACCGAATGCCACACAGGAACGTGGTTCATTGGAACGCCATGGTTGGTGGGTACGTGAAGTGCGGGGACCTGGAGAGTGCAAGGAGGCTGTTCGAAGAAATGCCCCAAAGAACTGCTGCAGCGCACACATCGTTGATCGGTGGGTATGCAAAGGCAGGAAATATGCAAGTTGCCAAAATGTTGTTCGATAAGTTACATGACCGGGATGTGTTCTCATGGTCAGCGATGATATCAGGCTATGCACAGAATGGTTATCCTGGAGAGGCTTTAAGGGTTTTTAAGGAGTTCCGTGAGAAAGGCATATGCCCAGACGAGCTTGTTATTGTTGCTCTGATGACAGCGTGCTCCCAACTGGGTAACATCATGTTGGCAAAATGGATTGAAGGTTACATCACGACTTATTCCATAGATATGAACAATGCCCATGTGTTGGCTGGTCTCATAAATATGAATGCAAAGTGTGGGAGCATGGAGAGGGCTACTGTTTTATTTGAGTCCATGCCAGTTCGAGATGTGTTCTCATACTGTTCGATGATGCAAGGTCATTGCCTCCATGGTTCAGCTAACAAGGCTGTTGAGCTTTTCACTAGGATGCTCTTGGAGGGCCTCTCCCCAGATAATGCTGTGTTTACAGTTGTTTTGACAGCTTGCAATCATGCTGGCCTAGTAGAAGAAGGGAAAAGGTACTTTGCAATGATGAAGAATGAGTATTTGATTATGCCATCTGGCGATCACTATGCTTGCCTTGTCAGTCTTCTCGGGCGTTCTGGGATGGTGAGAGATGCATATGAGCTTATTAAGTCAATGCCAGGAAAACCTCATCCGGGATCATGGGGTGCATTGTTGCGTGGATGCATACTCCAAGGTGATATTGAGCTTGGAAAAGTTGCAGCAAAGAAGCTTTTTGAAATTGAACCAGATAATGCTGGAAATTATGTAACCCTGTCAAACATTTATGCTAACATTGACAGATGGGCCGATGTTTCTGAAGTTAGAGCTGAAATGACTGGAAAAGGGTTAACAAAAATAGCAGGTCGAACCGTTGTTCTATAG